TTCGCTTTTTATCGGGGATTGAGTGAGGAAGAAGCACAACCTTATTTTACCTTGGTGAGAGACGCGATTGCTCAGATTGAAGAAGCGCGGAGAAAAGATATTTCAGGGGGAGAGATGCTGCTCTGCGCCGCTGCTGCCGCCTTAGCAAACTGGCAGGCATCGCTTTTAAATGGCGGCGGCAGCTTCTCCGCAGGAGAAATCCGGATGCAATCCGGTTGCGGCGCAACGGAAAAAACTTTATGGGAGCAGGCAAAACGCGCAGCGTCCCCTTTTCTTCAAGACAATTTTTATTTTGGGAGGATATTATGAGCCGTTCGGAATTGGTAAAAAGTCTTCTGCAACGATATGGAAATGAGTTTTTTTGGAATGGAAATTCTTATCGCGGACTTTTTCGGACGCTCGACCAAAAAGTGCAGGAAGGCAGATGCTACCGCTTGATTGCATCTGCAGATTTTTTACCAATGATTGGCGATGAAGTGAGAGATGAAAAGTATTTTTATACGATTCTTCGCGTAGATGGCGTATTCCTTTCAGCAAAACGTCTTTATACCTGGTGTATTGTAGAACAAAAAGATGGTTGGGAGAGATCAGAAAATGACACTTGAACAAATAGAAAGCCTCACGGAAAAAATCAGCAAAGAGCTTGAGATGGAGGTCTTGCGCGGAGAGCATTCTGTTGAGGGGGATACAGAATGAGTGAAACAATGAGTTTTCGTGATTTTTATTGGCCGCGTTTACCGGATCAAGTGGAAATTAAGGCTTCTCGGCGAGTACATGCTTTGGAACAGCCATATGGCGGAGAAGTTTTGCAGGAACTGGGAGGAAAAGGTCGGGAAATTTTGGGCAAAGGAATCTTTTTAGGAGAAAATGCCAGGGTGGTTTTTAATCATTTAGCCGAACTTTTACAGGATCCTAAAGGGATTTTATCAGCGCCGGGCTTGTCTGTTCCGATTGAGGCGATTTTTGAGGAGCTCAAATTAGAGGGAACTCCGCGATCGGACCGGATTGCTTATTCGTTTCATTTTGTTGAAATCCTGCAGAGCGAGTCGGTTGAAAAGCCGAGAGAAACAATCATTGGGAAAGAAGGTTCCCTCTGGGTCGAAGCAATTCGCAATCATACAACGGTTGATCTTCTTTTGGAAAAAAATCCATGGATTTGTAGACCCGATCAGCTTCCGGTAGGAAAGAAGTTGATTCTTTTCTGATGATTTATGATTATATTTCCGGGAAGGGGCAGCACTGGCGGCTGCCTCAGCCCGTTTCAATACAAATAGACTGGGAGGAAGATTCCCCGGCAGCTTCCTTTAAAGGAACATTTCCCATGGGGAATGAAAAACTTTTTGGCGGAAAAATTCAGGTGACGAATGACAGTGGGAAAACTGTTTTTATAGGAATGCTTGATGAGATACGCACGTTCCTTGGGAATAGTGCTGAGCTTTTTTTACAGGCAAGAAGCCCTATTGGGATTTTACTTGATAGTGAAGCAATGCCAATAACTTATCCTAACCCCAGTTTGCAAATCCTATTTTCTGCCTGTGCAAAGCCTTATGGATTTCATCTTTCTGAAGAAGAAAATGAGTTTATGAAAACCCCTTATTCGGTGGAAAAGGGAAAAAGCGAATGGCAGGCACTTAACGGATTCTGCAAAAAGTTTCTTGGCAAACCCCTTTTTGCAGATGGATGGACTCTTTCTATGGAAAGATCCAAATGTCCGACTCTTATTTTAGGAGACAATGGGAAAACAATTTTGGAGGAAATACAGAGGCAATCCATTTATCAGCGCGTTTCTGCAGTTTACGGTAAAGAGCAAAACAATTGGAAATTGGCGGAAGAAGATACCGAGACGAAATCGATGGGAATTTTGCGCAGACGATTTTCTGTCGATCCACAGGCCACTTTGCAGAAAGCACTCAAAAAAGAGGAAACTATGCAGGTGCTTTGTGCTGGAGCGGTTGCTGCGCATCCGCTGCAGTCCGTTTGGCTTCATGGAAAATCTGATTGGGTCGTTTCTGCAGTCCGTTACTGCTTAAATGGACAGGGAGAATCAACTCGGCTTACCCTGCGAAAGGAGAAGTTAAAATGTGGTTGACGGAAAAAATGCGTGATTTTGCGAAACAGTCGCCCGCAGGCAAAGTAGCAGATGTAATAGGAGACGAAAGCTTTCAGACGGATTCCGAATATCGAAATGTTGCGCAAGTTGGGCCATGGGGAATTTTTTGGAAGGCACCGATTAGTGCGCAGACAATTTTGGTCGATACCAATTTGGGGAAAACTTCAATCGGGGCAGTCCAGAGTGAAAAAAATTTGGAACCGGGAGAGCTACTTCTCTTCTCACAGGGAGGAGCGGAAATTTATTTGAAAAATAACGGCGAAATTGTTCTAAATGGGCAGGTATTCGCAGCAAAAAAGGAGTGACTGTGTGGAGGCAGCTTTAAAAGATGGAGATATTCTGCAAAATGCGGCCGGTCAGTTTGAAATGCTGGAGGGAATCAATGCACTGTTTCAGCGGGCGGAATTTCATTTAAATGTGAAAAAGGGAGACTTTTGGTATGCGCCGGAGTTTGGAAGCCGCTTGTTTGAGTTGGATCGTTCAGCTCCGGAAAGCGAAAATATTGCACTTTCTATGGCGGCTGAAGCACTGCTCCCTATGCCGGAGGCGAAAGTGATCTCAGCAGAAATTTATGAAGATAGGATCTCTTTTATAGTAGAAATCTTTAATGAACGCAGAAAAATCGAGGTGAAATATTCTTGATGATTACTTATGAAGACTTAGTGGAAGAAATGAAAAATCTTTATTTTGAAAAATCAGGGACTTTCCCGGATGAAGCTTCTGATTTAGGAATTCGGTTCCGCGTGCTGGCAGGAGAGTTATATAATCTTTTTGCAGAACTTGATTGGATGAAGAAACAAATGAACTTTACAACTGCAGATGGGGAAGAACTCGACAAACATGCACTGGCACGCGGATTAACAAGAGCAGAGGGAACGGCGGCTTCTGGCACTTTACAGTTTAAAAGGGGAAAAGCCCTTTGGTTTGATGTTGCAATTCCAAAAGGAACAATTTGCCAGACACAGGATGGCACCACCTTTGAAACGATAGAACAAGGGATCCTCGGAATTAACCAACTTTCGGTTTTAGTCAAAGCAAAAGCTCAAAAAGAGGGAATTTCAGGCAACGCAAAAGCGGGAACAATTACCCGCTTTGTTACGGCTGTGCCAGGGATTGAAACGGTTATAAATTTGTCTGACTTTTTCGGAGGGAGAGATACGGAATCCGACGAGATGCTGAGACAGAGGATCGAGGATAGTTTTAGCCGAATCAGTACCGGCAGCAATGCAGCATTTTATCAAAATAAAGCAATGCAGCATGAAGGAGTCAGGGATGTTTATGTAGTACCAAGAGAAAACGGAGTGGGAACAGTTGGCTTATATCTTGCTGCAACAGGCGGAGTCCCCTCGGATGCACTTCTTTCGGAAGTGGAGCAGGATCTTCAAAAATCGCGTGAACTCAATGTGACGGTTCTGACTCATCCAATTTCTGTTATTTCCCTTGACGTGGAAGCACAGCTTGTATTTGCAGAAGGCGTCGATAAGCAGGCAGCAATCACTCAATGCAAGTCCATAATTCTTGATTTGTTTGCTTCTTTAAAGATCGGACAGCCGCTTACTTATAGTGCTGTTTATGCTGCTATTTATGGGACTGGAACAGTTACGGATATGACAATTTATTTTTATGGGACACCAGTCCCAGCCAAAAATAAGCTCCTGATCGCCGGAACAATTACGGTGAAGGAGGAAAGCTAAAAATGGGCGCATTAGAACGAATGAAAGAACAGATGAGAGCGGTTCCGCTTTATCGTTTAGACGGGACTACGACTGTTGACCACGAACTAGAAGCATATGCTGCTGTACTGGATCGATGTGAGCAAGCCCTTTTGGAGCTTTATCGGGAAAATTTTGCAGCAACCGCAGAGAGTTGGGGGCTGGAGCTTTTTTCAAAAGAACTTAGAACAGCAGATGGAACACTTGTGGAACAGCAAAGTGCTGCAAAAGTTCTTTTTTCGCTTGACGATGACGATTTTGCAAAGTGTGATATGGAAAAGATTGCACAGGCGGTAGGGCTTTCCTGCAATGTAGAAGAGTATCCAAAAGAAAGTGTGGTTCGTTTTGTCCTTTTGGGAGAACCGCGGAATCTGACTCGTTCCATCCGAATTTTAAGGCGCTTTTTTCCGGTTCATTTGATTGGTTTGGTTGATCATCGAAAAGAAACTTGGAAAGCTTTAGATGATCGAAATCTTACGTGGTCCGATTTGGACAAAAGAGGACTTTCATGGAACCAAATGGATGGGACAGATGATGTGATTGAAATTTAAAGGGGGAAAATAAATTTGTCAAATCAAAATAAAACTTCTCTTGGACTGCATGACTGGAAAGCGGATGATAAGCCTGTTCGTTTGGATTTTGCACAAGATAATCAGTTGCTTGACAGTCTCTTGACCGCACATTTTAATGATAATAGTCGTCATAAAAATGCAAATGATCCAGTGCCGATGACAATCAATTCCTATGTGGGAGATGGTAAGGCACAGCAGGTAATCTCATTGCCGTTTGCAGCAAGACTGGTCCTTGTTTATTGCGAGCATTTATCTGCAGTTAGAGTGCGTACCGGCGGAGAGTTAGGGGCTTATTGTGCATTTGCGGTTCCATCGGAAGGCGCGATGGCAGGATTGTCCCTTGATGGGACCAGCCTTACCGTGATGCAGGATTCCGATACAAGCACTGCGAAGGTTCACAATTCTTTTAACGAATCAAATATAGAATATGAATACATAGCTTTTCGATGATTTGCAATACTAAAATAATTGCAGTAAAATAGGAAATAAAAAATTGCGCAGTCGGAGGGTTCTTATGCTGGAAAATGAAGAAAAAAAGGTAAAAGTAATTCTGGTGGAAGTTGATACCGGGGAATATGATGTGGAATCTTCTCTTGCGGAACTGTATGAATTAGTATACAGCGCAGGCGCGGAACCTTTTGGCACAATTACGCAAAAACGTCCTGCACCAGATCCGGCAAGCTGTGTTGGTTCGGGAATGCTGCAGCAGATTGCTGATTTTTGCGCGGTTCATGAAATTGATCTGGTTGTATTTGACCGGGATCTTTCTCCGACTCAAATTCGGAATGTGGAAGAGGCGACAAAGGTTCGGGTAATTGACCGAACTATGCTAATTCTCGATATTTTCGCGAGCCGTGCAAGATCCAGTGAAGGAAAATTACAGGTGGAACTGGCACAGCTTCGCTATCTTTTGCCTCGCCTTTCCGGCAGAGGAAAAGAGCTTTCTCGGTTGGGCGGCGGAATCGGAACTCGTGGACCCGGTGAAACGAAGCTGGAAACAGACAGACGTCATATCCGTGCACGAATTGAAAATCTCAAGGCACAGCTGGAAGATGTAGAAAAACACCGGGCACAAATTGACCGCCGTCGTAAAAAAGAGGGCGTGATCACGGTTGCACTAGTTGGCTATACAAATGCCGGAAAGAGTACTTTGATGAATGCTCTGACTAATGCCGGCGTACTTGCA
This genomic window from Caproicibacterium sp. BJN0003 contains:
- a CDS encoding baseplate J/gp47 family protein gives rise to the protein MITYEDLVEEMKNLYFEKSGTFPDEASDLGIRFRVLAGELYNLFAELDWMKKQMNFTTADGEELDKHALARGLTRAEGTAASGTLQFKRGKALWFDVAIPKGTICQTQDGTTFETIEQGILGINQLSVLVKAKAQKEGISGNAKAGTITRFVTAVPGIETVINLSDFFGGRDTESDEMLRQRIEDSFSRISTGSNAAFYQNKAMQHEGVRDVYVVPRENGVGTVGLYLAATGGVPSDALLSEVEQDLQKSRELNVTVLTHPISVISLDVEAQLVFAEGVDKQAAITQCKSIILDLFASLKIGQPLTYSAVYAAIYGTGTVTDMTIYFYGTPVPAKNKLLIAGTITVKEES
- the hflX gene encoding GTPase HflX translates to MLENEEKKVKVILVEVDTGEYDVESSLAELYELVYSAGAEPFGTITQKRPAPDPASCVGSGMLQQIADFCAVHEIDLVVFDRDLSPTQIRNVEEATKVRVIDRTMLILDIFASRARSSEGKLQVELAQLRYLLPRLSGRGKELSRLGGGIGTRGPGETKLETDRRHIRARIENLKAQLEDVEKHRAQIDRRRKKEGVITVALVGYTNAGKSTLMNALTNAGVLAEDMLFATLDPTARALKLPNGVTVMLIDTVGFIRRLPHHLVQAFHSTLEQAVQADIILNVCDASSPEAQTHLKVTQEILTQLGCRNRPVISVLNQCDKVPELSEIPMIGNAVRISAKTGAGLDSLLKAIEQNLPVNVRKVSLLLPFDKAGLAAKIRKEATLLSESYVEDGLCISAVVGEELYNLLKEYEVKDPQEQP